A single genomic interval of bacterium harbors:
- a CDS encoding PDZ domain-containing protein yields the protein MNLPRPIARLFAFLGPLLLVGCANYYSQYYQDKTAGKPDSLYLRLLKPTSDPELRYSQDMKQDGHALLQQGYILLGRSKFQTPLMNAVEDANAARQQAQTVGAWVVLMNNKYAGTRTVDTLQVVSTPDQTIDTSKTFVNRRGQVRTVYKSVTIPGNTQVVTVPEDVDFYEYAATFWAKSAPSPLGLLVKRPKPGDPAGLRVRVVIQGSPADSVHMKEGDLLTSLAGETLTSPEQLFDVVYRHQGQRVSLDFTRDEAEVTATFTLGQLPPPPAVPTPRP from the coding sequence ATGAACCTCCCACGACCGATCGCCCGCCTCTTCGCCTTCCTCGGCCCACTGCTCCTCGTCGGTTGCGCGAATTACTACAGCCAGTATTACCAGGACAAGACCGCCGGGAAGCCCGATTCCCTCTACCTGCGCCTATTGAAACCGACGTCCGACCCGGAACTCCGCTACTCCCAGGACATGAAACAGGACGGCCACGCCCTCCTGCAACAAGGTTACATCCTCCTGGGAAGGTCCAAGTTCCAGACGCCGCTCATGAACGCCGTGGAGGATGCCAACGCCGCCCGCCAGCAGGCCCAGACCGTGGGCGCCTGGGTGGTGCTCATGAACAACAAATATGCCGGGACCCGGACCGTGGACACCCTGCAGGTGGTTTCCACTCCCGACCAGACGATCGACACCTCCAAGACCTTCGTGAACCGCCGGGGCCAGGTGCGTACGGTCTACAAGAGCGTGACCATCCCGGGGAACACCCAAGTGGTGACGGTGCCCGAGGACGTCGACTTCTATGAATATGCCGCCACCTTTTGGGCGAAGTCCGCGCCCTCGCCCCTGGGGCTCCTGGTCAAGCGCCCCAAGCCCGGCGACCCGGCGGGTTTGAGGGTCCGGGTGGTCATCCAAGGTTCCCCCGCCGATTCCGTCCATATGAAAGAGGGGGACCTGCTGACCTCGCTGGCCGGAGAGACCTTGACCAGTCCCGAACAGCTGTTCGACGTGGTCTATCGCCACCAGGGACAAAGGGTCTCGTTGGACTTCACTCGGGACGAGGCGGAGGTCACGGCGACCTTCACCCTGGGCCAATTACCGCCTCCCCCGGCGGTCCCCACGCCCCGGCCCTGA
- a CDS encoding RluA family pseudouridine synthase, which yields MKLEPKTKKPITLVSRIDKRSSETLLDFLCRRFPYHSPDEWTERIREGKITVNGLAPSEGQPLRAGDEVAYTTQAWEEPEVARDYRIVHEEEGFLVVAKPAPLPVHAIGAYFENTLTHLLRSDRPEAENWDLVHRLDSETSGLIVLAKDKKTLKKLQTDWNERTQKTYRAIVFGEFPEGSMRVDRPIGPLKGSRIRMKLGVDQEKAKPSITDFTRWEVKKGFSLLEVKPVTGRTHQIRVHLESLGYPLVGDKLYSGDEETFLRFMDEGWTDWLQGKVLLPRQALHAFRIEFDHPATGKRLSFEDPLPADLRKFWEGL from the coding sequence ATGAAGTTGGAACCTAAAACGAAAAAACCCATCACCCTGGTCTCCCGCATCGACAAGCGTAGTTCCGAGACCCTGCTGGATTTCCTCTGCCGCCGGTTCCCCTACCACTCGCCCGACGAATGGACCGAACGCATCCGGGAAGGGAAGATCACGGTCAACGGGCTGGCGCCCTCCGAGGGACAGCCTTTAAGGGCGGGGGACGAGGTGGCCTATACCACCCAGGCCTGGGAGGAGCCGGAGGTCGCCCGGGACTACCGCATCGTCCATGAGGAGGAGGGCTTCCTGGTGGTCGCCAAGCCCGCGCCGCTGCCCGTGCACGCCATCGGCGCCTATTTCGAGAACACCCTGACCCATCTTTTGCGCTCCGACCGGCCCGAGGCGGAGAACTGGGACCTGGTCCACCGGCTGGACTCGGAGACCAGCGGCCTCATCGTCCTGGCCAAGGACAAGAAGACCCTCAAGAAGCTCCAGACCGACTGGAACGAAAGGACCCAAAAGACCTACCGCGCCATCGTGTTCGGGGAATTCCCGGAAGGGTCCATGCGGGTCGACAGGCCCATCGGGCCCTTGAAGGGGAGCCGCATCCGCATGAAGCTGGGCGTGGACCAGGAGAAGGCCAAGCCTTCCATCACCGACTTCACCCGGTGGGAGGTCAAAAAGGGTTTTTCGTTATTGGAAGTGAAGCCGGTCACGGGACGCACCCATCAGATCCGGGTGCACCTGGAGAGCCTGGGCTACCCCCTGGTGGGGGACAAGCTCTATTCGGGGGATGAGGAGACCTTCTTGCGGTTCATGGACGAGGGCTGGACGGACTGGCTCCAAGGCAAGGTGCTCCTGCCCCGCCAGGCCTTGCACGCCTTCCGCATCGAGTTCGACCATCCAGCGACGGGGAAGCGGCTGAGCTTTGAGGACCCCTTACCCGCGGACCTGAGGAAATTCTGGGAAGGGCTTTGA
- a CDS encoding helix-turn-helix transcriptional regulator: protein MDERATTQVGRNIRDIRIRKGITQRVLADRTHYEFNYIQAIESGHSDVTLVRAYKFAIALGCPVGDLFREPVN, encoded by the coding sequence ATGGATGAAAGAGCCACGACCCAGGTCGGAAGGAACATCCGGGACATCCGGATCCGCAAAGGCATCACCCAAAGGGTCCTGGCCGACCGGACCCATTATGAATTCAACTATATCCAGGCCATCGAGAGCGGCCATTCGGACGTCACCCTGGTGCGGGCCTATAAATTCGCCATCGCGTTGGGCTGTCCGGTGGGCGACCTGTTCCGCGAACCGGTGAACTGA
- a CDS encoding cold shock domain-containing protein → MAQGTVKWFKNEKGFGFISQDGGDDVFVHHSSIQGEGYKSLNEGDRVEFNVTSGEKGLKAENVVKI, encoded by the coding sequence ATGGCTCAAGGTACCGTGAAGTGGTTCAAGAACGAAAAAGGTTTCGGTTTCATCTCCCAGGACGGTGGCGATGACGTTTTCGTTCATCACTCGTCCATCCAAGGCGAAGGTTACAAGTCCCTGAACGAAGGGGATCGCGTTGAATTCAACGTGACTTCCGGAGAAAAGGGCCTGAAGGCCGAGAACGTCGTTAAGATCTAA
- a CDS encoding porin family protein produces MKRVLIASFFSAILFAVQAPLFAQSTVDVVTFKNGAVIQGQVLEQWPGVSLKVRMDNGTVQVYRMSDVSKITKLDRPPQNLTPPPEAPGLPSASAPAASPADQGPSRGGQVGFGLLAGVDMANELYYGSSLDNRVGFIGGCFVDFGLSNRISIQPEVLFAMKGGNSGPYYSDQINYVEMPILFKLSFPSDKDLRFDLFSGPYLAVLASGFSGYDGIVYGDSSSFTQADAGWVFGGGLEIDRFLLDLRYEIGFVPNDQQEYGPVNTSMALMAGYRLFN; encoded by the coding sequence ATGAAACGCGTCCTTATCGCTTCTTTCTTTTCGGCCATCCTTTTCGCGGTCCAGGCCCCCCTCTTCGCCCAATCCACGGTGGATGTGGTCACTTTCAAGAACGGCGCCGTGATCCAGGGCCAGGTCCTGGAGCAATGGCCGGGCGTTTCCCTCAAGGTCCGCATGGACAACGGGACCGTCCAGGTCTACCGCATGAGCGATGTCTCCAAGATCACCAAACTCGACCGGCCTCCCCAGAACCTGACGCCTCCCCCGGAGGCGCCGGGACTTCCCTCCGCTTCCGCGCCCGCCGCGTCCCCGGCGGACCAGGGCCCTTCCCGCGGGGGACAGGTGGGGTTCGGTCTGTTGGCCGGCGTGGACATGGCCAACGAACTTTATTACGGTTCGTCCTTGGACAACCGGGTGGGTTTCATCGGCGGTTGTTTCGTGGATTTCGGGCTCTCGAACCGCATCTCCATCCAACCGGAGGTCCTGTTCGCGATGAAGGGCGGCAATTCCGGCCCCTATTATTCCGACCAGATCAATTACGTGGAAATGCCCATCCTTTTCAAGCTGAGTTTCCCGAGCGACAAGGACCTGAGGTTCGACCTGTTCAGCGGTCCTTATTTGGCGGTCCTGGCATCGGGCTTCTCTGGCTACGATGGAATAGTTTATGGGGATTCCTCCAGCTTCACCCAAGCGGACGCGGGGTGGGTGTTCGGGGGCGGGTTGGAGATCGACCGGTTCCTGTTGGACCTGCGTTACGAGATCGGTTTCGTGCCGAACGACCAGCAGGAGTACGGCCCCGTCAATACCTCGATGGCCTTGATGGCCGGCTATCGGTTGTTCAATTGA
- a CDS encoding class I SAM-dependent methyltransferase translates to MADRPDTTALRVALWRYLHLLVDAKPPVLEDEVGYRLAAPPEGWRDRPDMNPQWTAGYRAAIVGRARFVEDLVLERAGKGPAQYVILGAGLDSFVQRHPEMASRLKVYEIDQPGTQAWKRGRLMELGYGVPEWLKLVPVDFEKNGSWPDALKEAGFDAARPTVIASTGVSMYLTKEAVAATLRQAARLAPGSTLAMTFLLTMDLIPEAERAQHQMVYDRARQAGTPFLSFFTPQEMMDLARACGFSEARHVSRDELVRRYFAGRTDGFLPGHGEEFLVATA, encoded by the coding sequence GTGGCTGACCGACCCGACACGACCGCTTTGCGGGTCGCCCTTTGGCGTTACCTGCACCTCTTGGTGGACGCCAAGCCCCCCGTCCTGGAGGACGAGGTCGGCTACCGGCTGGCCGCGCCGCCGGAAGGGTGGCGGGACCGCCCCGACATGAACCCCCAATGGACGGCCGGATACCGGGCCGCCATCGTGGGCCGGGCCCGCTTCGTGGAGGACCTGGTGCTGGAGCGGGCGGGGAAGGGCCCCGCCCAATACGTGATCCTGGGGGCGGGGCTGGACAGCTTCGTCCAACGCCATCCGGAGATGGCCTCCCGCTTGAAGGTCTATGAGATCGACCAACCGGGCACCCAGGCCTGGAAACGCGGGCGGTTGATGGAACTGGGATATGGGGTCCCCGAATGGCTCAAGCTGGTCCCGGTCGACTTCGAGAAGAACGGGTCCTGGCCCGACGCGTTGAAAGAGGCGGGGTTCGACGCCGCCCGGCCCACGGTCATCGCCTCCACCGGGGTCTCCATGTACCTGACGAAGGAAGCCGTCGCCGCCACCCTGCGGCAGGCCGCCCGGTTGGCGCCCGGCTCCACCTTGGCCATGACCTTCCTGCTCACGATGGACCTCATCCCCGAGGCCGAACGGGCCCAGCACCAGATGGTCTACGACCGGGCCAGGCAGGCGGGCACGCCTTTCCTCAGCTTCTTTACGCCCCAAGAGATGATGGACCTGGCCCGCGCCTGCGGCTTTTCGGAAGCCCGGCATGTCTCCCGGGACGAGCTGGTCCGCCGCTACTTCGCGGGGAGGACCGATGGGTTCCTCCCGGGGCATGGGGAAGAGTTCCTGGTGGCGACGGCCTGA